The Gemmatimonadota bacterium DNA segment ACGGCAGCGCCGCGTAGGCCAGGGCCGGGGCGCGCATGAACCACAGTCTGAGAACCACGAAGATCGCAAGTCCGGCGATCAGCGCGATCCAGCCCAGGGCGATGGTCGAAGCGACGCCGTGCAGGTACGCGGCGAGACCAAAGAACAGCAGCGCCGTGAACAACGTCGAGTTAAACGAGGGCATGAAGAGATTGAAACCGCCGATCACCTGTGCCGCGCTGCGCCATTTCAGTCCATCCATGATCAGGGGGAGTCCGTCGGTCCGGGCAAGCCGCCACCTCGATCTCAGGCGGTCGAACGTGGAGCGAACGGGTTTTATGGCCCGGGTACGGTCGTATACCCATGCCTGGTCACTATACTGGATGACCACGTCGTGGCGTAGCAACCTGGTCATGAATCCCAGTACATTGTCCAGCCGGGGACTTTGCGCGCCGTGTTTTTCCACCAGCCGCCTGGAGACGCACAGACCGGTTCGATGGATTCCACCGGCCAGACGGAGATTCAGCGGCCAGCTTGTAAGCCAGCAGGGTTTCAAGGTGCTCAGCAGGGCCCTGCTCGCCGTGTTCCAGGTCCACTTTCTGCCCGTTACGCTGTATCCGGACTGGACGGCCAGGGCGCCCCGGGAGAGCTTGTCACTCATCACGGCCAGGTAGTTGGCGGAAATCCTGGACCGGACGTCCAGGATGACGTAGGCATCGTAGCGGTCTTTCGTGGTAAGCCGTTCCAGCACGCCGTGGACCGCCTCGTCCGCATCGGACCAGCGCTGCTTCCCGGCTCCGTAGACGACCGCTCCCTTGCGCCGCGCGGTGGTCGGCGTCTGGTCCGTGCAGTTCACCGGAGCGATGATCACGTCGAACATGCTCCGCGGATACTTGTTCCGGCGCAGATGATCCACGGTCCTGCCGATCGTTCCTTCGTCGTTCCCCACGGGCACCACCAGGGCGAAGACGTGCCGGGGAAAGATCAGCGGTACCTTGCCGCTTCCGCGGATCCGGCCGATGAAGCTCAACAGGAATCCATAGGCCACGAGAACGATCAATCCGGCCAGGACAACCGACTCGAGCAGCGACAGGTACGTCAAATCTTACACTCCATATGCGTGCGTGACCTTTTCAGGTTTGATAACGTTTTCAAGTTTGATATCGTTCATCGTACTGCTGTTTGTAATACGACCTGAAACCGCTTTCGTTCCGGATCTCCTGCCACCACTGCGGGTGGTCCACGTACCACCGGACCGTCCGGTCCAGCAGCGTGTCGAAGTCGAGGGACGGGCGCCATCCCAGGGCCTGGATGCGGCCGCAGTCCATGGCGTACCGCAGATCATGCCCGCTCCGGTCCGGGACGAACTCGCGCAGTCCCGCCGGCCGGTCGAGGATTTCCAGGACGCGGGCGGCCAGGTCCCGGCCATTGACTTCGCGGTTCGTGCCCACGTTGTACGCGTTCCCCGGCTTGCCGGACTCAAGCACCCGGTCGATGGCGGAACAGTGGTCTTCCACGTACAGGTAGTTGCGCACCGCGCTTCCGTCGCCGTACACCGGCAGCGGCTTGTACTCCAGTGCGTTCGTGATGAACAGGGGCAGGACCTTCTCCGGGTACTGATAGGGGCCGACGGTGTTCCCGCCCCGCGTGATCAGCACGGGCATGCCGTAGGTGGTGAAATAGGACTGGACCAGCAGCTCCGCCGCGGCCTTGCTGGCGGCGTAGGGATTGCGAGGCGCCAGGGCATCGCTTTCCACCGAGCAGCCTTCCGGTACGTGGCCGTACACTTCGTCGGTGGACACCTGCAGGAACCGCTTCACTTCCTGGTGCCGCGCCGCTTCGAGGAGGACGTACACCCCGTTGAAATTGGTTTCGATGAAGGAGGACGGGTCGAGGATGGACCGGTCCACATGGGATTCGGCCGCGAAATTGACGACCGTGTCGACCCCGCTCATCGCGTCGTCGACCGTGGCCCTGTCCCGGATATCCCCGTGAACGAACCGGAACCGGTCCGAACCCACGCTATCGTCGATATTGGCCAGACTGCCGGCGTAGGTCAGCGCATCAAGCACCACGACCCGCGTTTCGGGACGGTGTTTCAGTGCGTATCGAACGAAGTTACTGCCGATGAACCCGGCTCCACCGGTAACCAGCATGGCATCCATAGAAAGCCTGGCTCCTCAGGATTTGATCCGTCCATCGTCCGAATAACCGCGTTGCTCCCAGTATCCCTTGTGGTTCTTGCGGGTGACTTCGATCCGGGTAATCCACTTGACCTGCTTGTATCCATACATGCCGGGCATGACCAGGCGCACGGGCGATCCATGTTTAGCCCACAGCGGCTCGTCGTTCATCTCGAGGGCCAGCATGCTGCTCTTCTTCAATGCCTCGCCCACGGGTACACTGCTTTCATACTCGTCCGCCCCGTAGAAAATGACGTCACGGGCTTCCGGGTCCATGCCCGCTTTTTCAAGCAGGTCGCGCAGCCGAACACCGACCCACCGCGCCCTGCCCTGGGCGCCGCCGACGCAACGGAGGATACTCTCCTGCGTGACCTGCGGCCACTCGTGCAATTCATCGTACCTCAGTGCGTATGGAGTCGAAACGGCGCCTTCAATCTCGAGCCGTTCCTTTTCGACGTCGATTTTCGGTGGAAAGGAGACAATAGCTACGGCGAAAAACCTGCGCAGGGGAGTCAGGCCCTCGTCGTCCTTTTCAACGGGTACAAACAGGGGGCCGGCCAGGGACTGAAGCGTGGGAAGCGTAGCCCCGCCGGCAACGAGTCCGGCCGCGAGGGTCTCCAGGAAATGTCGCCGGTCCATGCAAAGATCCTGTCGGGATCGGGATGGGTCTGATCCGAATGGGTCTGATCCGGATGGGTTTTGCGTAGTCTGACCGTTGATTCGGATACCAGACTCGCCGCGGGTCCTATCTCCACGCCTGCCATAAGGTTACACACGTGTAGTACGCCTGTCAAGGCATTTGGGGGCATACCCGGGGGAATGAAACGGTGTGGAAGGGGCGGGTCGCATCGGAGGAATGAAACGGTCTGGGAGGCGCCAGGGCGCATCGGGGTTTGATAATTGGACGGCCAGGGATTAGAATACCAGAGCGCATTGGAACGGAATTGGCATGAATCGGTGAATGCGGGCGAATTCAGCCAAACCATATCCCGCGAAACCATATCCCACGAAACCAAACGAGGAAGGACAGCTACATGTCGCTCGAGAACAAGACGGTCGTTATTACCGGCGCGGCGATGGGCATTGGACGGGCCGCGGCCCTGTGCTGCGCGGAAGCCGGGGGGCGGACCGTCCTGGCCGATATCGAAGAAACCCGGCTGAAAGAGACCTTCGGCGATATACACGCTGCGGGCGGCGAGGCTTCATACCAGGTGGTGGACGTTTCGGACGCCCGGCAGGTCGAGGCGCTGATGGCGGGCGCGGTCGAAGACTTCGGACGGATCGACGCGCTCATCAACAGCGCGGGCATCCTTGAGGGCGCCTTCGTGCCCGTGGACGAGCTGGACGAGGAAGTGTGGCAACGCGTGATGGACGTTAACCTGAAAGGGTCCTTTCTTACCTGCAAGTACGCCGCGGCCGTGATGAAGGAACAGCAAAAGGGCGTCATCGTCCTGCTGTCCTCCGGAGCCGGCGTCCGGGGAGGCAGTTCATCGGTGGCCTACGGGACCAGCAAGGGGGCCGTGCACGGGCAGGCGGTCGTCCTCGAGAGCCAGCTTTCGCCCTTCGGAATACGCGTGCACGCGGTCTGTCCGGGGGGGATCGCAACGCCCATGAAGCTCCGGAATATCGCCCAGGGGGCCGAATCCCAGGGGGGATCGGTGGAAGAAGCGCTCAAGCAGGCGGAAACATATCTGGGCGACCCCGATGGCGTGGGCAGGATCCTGGCCTTCCTCGTATCCGATCAGGCCGACCATCTCCGCCAGACCGTCTTTACGCGGTGATCGTGGACGCGAAGGCGTAGCACACCTCGTGACGGTATTCGTCATCCGGTTGCAGGATGACCGTAGGCCATCCCGGCGTCCCCTGTCGGTTGACCGCGTCCGGAAAAGCCTGCGTCTCCAGGCAGAAACCGTGGTGACTGCCGTACACGGCGCCTCGCTTGCCGGTGAGTGCATCGGTCAAGTTATTCCCCGTGTAGAACTGTACGCCCGGTTGATCGGTCCGGACCGCCATGGCCAGACCCGAGCGGCGTGAAGCGACCTGAGCAGCCGGCCTCACCCGCCCACCCGCTTCGCGCAGGACGAAGTTGTGGTCGTATCCACCTGGACCTCCCGTACCGTCGGGCTTCCGCGTACCAGCGGGCTCCCGCGGACCCGCGGACTCCGGCGGACCAGATTGGGAAACCGCGTCCATCTCCGCGGCGATGGTTTTCGGTTCCGTGAAGTCGAAGGGCGTCCCGGCGACCGGCCTGATTTCGCCCGTGGGAATGAGATAGCCGTCGACGGGCGTGTAGGCGTCGGCGAACAACGTAACCTCGTGGTCCAGCACCGGGCCGGCCTGGTGCCCGTTCAGGTTCCAGTAGGAATGATTGGTCAGGTTCACCACCGTGGACCGGTCGGTCCGCGCCGTCATCGAAATTCGTAGTTCGTCGTCTCCGGTAAGCGTGTAGATAACCGTCGTTTCCACCGTGCCGGGATATCCTTCCTCCCCGTCCACGCTCGTATAGGTCATCTCGACGTAGGGTCCGTCTTCGCGCTGGCCGAAGTCCTGCGGTTCCCAGAACTGCTTGTCGAATCCGCCCGGTCCCCCGTGGATGTGATTTGGGCCGGCCCCGTCGTTGATCGCCAGCTGGTAATCCCGCCCTTCCAGCTTGAACCTGCCGCCGGCGATTCGGTTGGCGCAGCGGCCGACCGTGGTCCCGAAGAACGGATGCCCCCCCAGGTATTCATCAAGCGTATCGAAACCAAGTACTACGTCCACGAGATGCCCTGCCGTGTCCGGGATCTCCAGGGACTGTAGAATCCCGCCGTAATTCGTCACGCGCGCGGCCGCGCCGCTCGCTCCGTTCAACGTGTAGAGATAAACGGGCCGGGACCTGAAAGTCCCCCAGATGGTCTCTTCTACGGCACCCATCGCTCTTACCTCCTCAAACCGAAAATAATCGACAGGTCAGGCTCGATCAATGAAATGTCGGGACGGTTCCGGTCCATGGATTCGAGAGCTGGTTCGCCGAATCGACTGATTGGAGATAGGATCGCGGGTCGCCTGCGAAACGGATACTGACGATGCACTTTCGGTAGGAGAAGCCTATCCCATGGTCGAAACACATTCGGCGGACGCCGTGCAATCGGCAGTCGCCATGCAGTCGAAAGAACGACTTTCCGCGGCTTGTCCGGTCCCGTTCTCACCAGACGAGGTATCCCAATGGGAACGAAAGGGCCGTGGACTGGCCGTTTTCCGGTGTCCCGACACGTTTTCACTGCCTGAGGTCGAGTCCCGTCCCGGTACGGCCATCCTGGTCGATCCGGATGAAGGGCGGGAGATCCCGGGCGAACCCGACCGTCTTGTGCTGAAGTTGACGTCTCGGTGCACGCCACATCTGAACAGCGTGGTGAATCGCATCGTGCTACCGGCGTACAGGCGGTACATCCCCCTGTATCTGTTTGCCTCATGGAAAGAGGAGGACCTGGACACCGGGGCGGTTCGAATGCCGGACAAAGAAGAGATTGAAGCGGCGATTTTGCCGCTCTTGAAAGAACAGCTTCGGTATCTGCTGGCTTTCACTTGCGTCGTGTTTCCCAATACCGAAGCGCTGTATGCGTCGAGGAAGCCCTGGCTGACCCCCTTGGAAGTCATGATGCGCGAAGGACTTACCCGGGCAGGCCTGCCTCACCGGCTTCACGTTCGGCTGGGACCGGCCTGCGTCGACGCACTGGTCGGCGACCCGCACGATGTCGACCCGCCCGATGGCGACCCGCACGATGTCGACCCGCATGATGGCGACCCGCATGATGGCGACCTGCACGACGGCGACCCGTACAGTGGCGCCGTTGCTGTGGAGATCGACGGCAGGGCGTTTGACCGTGACGACCGGCTCCGGACGGACACGGTGCTGATCGAAAAACTCGGTATTCGTGAAGTCATCCGGTTCAGCGGGAGTGAAGTCGTGCACGATCTCGATGCGTGTGTCGAGAAAGTACGTTCGACGCTGACGGCACGGGGAAGTGGAACCGGCCAGGGTCATGGAACCGGCCCTGCAAACGAGCCGCCGATCCGGATACCCGATCCGAAACCTGGCCTGGCCGGGGAGCAGGCCAGGTGCCTGGACCCCCGGGCCGGTGTGGTGCTCACCCTCGCCCCGGCGGGTTCCGGCAAGACGCGGGTGTTGACGCGTAGGGTGGTGGAAGCCGTTCGAGGCGGCATTAAACCCGATCGAATTCTTTGCGTGGTCTTCAACAAGGCGGCGAGTGAGGTGATGTCCGAGCGTATACACGGCGACGCCGGACTGCATGGCGTCCATATCCGCACGTTGCACAGTCTGGGATTTGAGATCTGCAGGCAGGCGCCGGGCAGCCCCTACACGGGTTACGGCGTCGTTACCGAGCAGACGCTGCCGGGCGGACTGACCGATCTGTTCAGGAAGGTACTGAAAGCAGATTTCGAGCAGCACGCCGCCGCCTTGCCCTATCCATTCCCCGAACATCTCGTCGTCGCGTACGAGGAAGCGGCATCTCGGTACAGGAGAACGTTGATGCCCATCGGTGGAGACGACTCCGGCGTCGAGATCGAAGGGTTCGATGGCGACCAGGCGCGCAGAATCAGCGAGGATGTGGATAGCCGGATGAAAGAAAAAGCCCTGATGACCTTCGACGAACAGTTGTTTCGGGCCGTGGAAATCCTCCTGGAGCATCCCGCAACGCGTTCGGTCTACCTGCACCGCTTCGATTCGGTCCTCGTGGACGAGGTTCAGGACCTCACCCCCGTACAGTTCCTGATGCTCCGGCTGCTCTCCCTGCCCCTGAACAATCTGTTCGCGGTGGGCGATGACGACCAGATGATCAACACCTTCACAGGGGCGGACCCCGAGAACATCCGCTCGTTTCAACGGTGGTATCCGGGCGCGGCGATCCACACCCTGGGCGCGAATTACCGGTGCAGGCCGGACATCGTAACCCGTTCCGCCAGCGTCATTTCCCACAACGTCAACCGCTTCGACAAGCCCATCCGCCCCGTACAGACCAAGGCCGGACCGGCCAGAGACACCATCCGGGTCATCGCATGTCCTTCGCTGGAATCGGAAACAGATGCCGTGGTACGCACGATCCGCCGGTGGAGAAAAGGGGGTTACGGATACGGGGACATGGCCGTTCTGGTCCGGGTCCAGTCGATCGCAGCGCCCCTGCAGTCCGCGTTCAAGGAGGCGGACCTGCCCTTTGACCCGATGGACGCCGGCGCGTTGTTCCAATCCCATGCGGGAAGGACTCTGGGTGCGTATCTCGACGTCATCGCCTGCAATCAGCGGGCCGATCCCCGGTCCTATGCCCTCAGTCTTTCATTTCCTTCCAGGCGACTCTCCAATGAGCAGTTGCGCGAAGCGGCGGCACTCGGCCACCGTTTCTTCGAGCGAACGGACCGTCTGCACCGTGATGTGTCCGCCAGTCTGGAGGAATACCGAGGAGCCATCGAAATCCTGCGCGGCGTCTACACGTCTCCAGACGGGTCTCCTGTTGCATTTCTCGAAGACTTGCTGGATCGAACGGGCCTTGGCGCATACTACAAGAGGCAGGAGGAGAACAGCCGGCAGCGCATGGGCGCATCTGACGTGGAATCCATCGATTCGATTCGTCAGATAGCGGCCCGGTATGCATGCAAGACAGCCTTCGTGGAATCGTACCTGGGGACCATGGCCGCCGAAACCACCGAGAACCAGATGGACCGCCTTTATGCCGGTGCGTCCCTGGCGGAATCGGGAAATGATGCGAAATCGGCGGAAATGCCTGTAGACACATCGTCAGGCAGCGATCGCGTTACCATAACCACGATTCACCGGAGCAAGGGGGACGAATACAAGGGTGTCATCCTCTTCAACGTGGTGGAGGACATCCTGCCCCACAGACGGATGACCGGATCAGAAGCGGATATCGAGGAGGAACGGCGCGTATTCTACGTTGCCCTGACGCGGGCCGAGGAGAGGCTGTGCATCACGACGCAGCGGAAGCATCCTTCCCGGTTCCTGGCCGAGATGAAGTCTGCCGCTGGAGGTAGCCTGCTGTCGCATATTCGTGGCCGGCTGCCGGGCCTCTGCTGCCGACTGATGCGCCTCCGCACCCGGCTAGCGCGCCTTCGCGGCTGGCTGTCGCCGCGGTCAATCAGACGTATTTTGCGCCGTCTGCTACCTTGATCCGCCTGCCGCGTCCACTGGCCAGGTCTCGAGCCCGTCCGGGGTCAGGACGGCGTACGAACGGGCCAGGTTCGCCACAGGACAGCTGTGTACCGGCACTATGCGGATCTTCGACCCGATGGCCAGGTCGAACCCGTTGCGCGCGACCATACCGTGCTCCTCCGAGACTTTTTCGACGATCATTTCGCAATCGGACTCGAGGTATCCAGAAGCCGGATAGGCCGTGCCAAAGCCCTGGTTACCCGTCATGCCGTGGACACCCGTATCCGAAGTCAGCGTCTTCGACCCGGCGTCCGTCACGAAGTAGTGTTCGTTCCTGCTGATCACCGTAGACAGCACTGTCAGGGAGACGTCGACAACCCGGGCTACGCCCACGCGTATGGGGAGCAGATCGAGAAAAACATAGTTCCCGGGCCTGATTTCCGTGATTCCGTCGAAACGCTCCGCGGCCAGGACGGCCGGCGTAGCGCCCACGGAAACCTCCCGGACTGGAACGCCGTCCGCCTGCAAGGCATCGCGCACGGCGACCATGGTTTGCCGCTCCGATTCGGCGACCCCGGCGGCCTCTTCCCTGGATTTCGAACCGTACACGTGGCCTGCGTGGGAGAGGATGCCGCGGAATTCCAGGTTGTCATGGTCGTGGATCAGCCCGGCCAGCTCCCCGATACGTGGGTCGTCGGGCAGTAGGCCGCACCGATGCAGTCCCACGTCGATTTTAAGAAACAGTCCGACGGTCCGCCCATGGGCCGCCGCGCACTCGCCCGCCACCTGGATGCCTTCCTTCGAGTCGGTCACCACGCGCAAGTCGGTGCCATGAGCCTTTACGGCGGACAGCAGCCGGTCCCACTTCGGCGGCGATACCACCGGCCGGGCGACGGTGATGAACTCGAACCCGCCCTCGATGAAGACCTGCGCCTCGACCACCGTTGCGACAGTGACGCCCGATGCACCCAGACCGATCTGCCTTCGTCCGATTTCCAGGGACTTGTGGGTCTTGATGTGGGGACGCAGCGCGACGCCGTGCCGGTCCGCCAGGTCCTGCATGGCGCGCAGATTGCCCATCATTCGGGTCTCATCGAGCAATACGACGGGCGTTTCCACCTTGTTGAGCATCTCGTCTGTGTGCATGGCTGGATCCATAACCGTGTCACCGATGGGTAATGCGCCGCGTTGGATGTTCCTAGATTATACGAAGCGCGTCAACCCCGCGGTGCGTGTCCGCCCGGCCATCCTACCACCCAGGCCATCCACCCAGGCTATCCTACTACCCAGGCCATCCTACCTCCCCGGCCATCAACCCCGGTCGTCCTTCCCGTCCGCCTTTCGTGCAGTTTTCCAACTTGACACGGCATACAAATGAAAGGCACATTTTGCCGTGGAATAACTGGAAAAAGTCCACAAATCACCTTGGGGAGCCTAGCATGGATCGACCGAAAGCGGCGGACCTGGCAAGGCTGTACGTTGAGCGATCGAATCGTCACGTGCTGGACGATGTGTTTCCCCTGTTCGACCCTGAAGCCACCTACCGGTCGTCGCAGTTCGGTCTGTTCGAGGGTCTGGACCAGATCCGGGACATGATGACCGGTTTCTTTGCCACCTTTCCCGACGTGCACTGGACAGTGGAAGACTATCGCGCGGAATCTGACGACACGGCTTCCTTCGAGTTCACGATGCGGGCTAGCCATGCCGAAACAGGGCAGGCCGTGGAGCGCCGGGGGCTCGAAACGATCACCTTCACGGAGGAAGGACTGATCCGCCACGTCGAGGTCGAAGTCCTGCAGTCAGGTTGATTGGTGGCCGGCCGGACTGACACGCAACCAGATTGACGGGCCGGCCGAAATCTTCCAAACGCGCTGTTTGCAGATCGTCTCCAGATAATGCATCCCCTACTCCCCGAAATACTTGGCGCGGAAGAACGCATCAAATCCCGTGTCCTGCAAACGCCCCTGATCCACTCCATGCCGCTTTCAACCCAAACCGGGGCGGATGTCTACTTGAAGATGGAAAGCGAGCAGCACACCAATTCCTTCAAGGCACGCGGGGCCATGAACAAGGTGCTGTCGTTGACCGGGGAGGAGATGTCACGGGGCGTGGTGACGTCCTCGACGGGCAACCACGCGCAGGGCGTCGCCCGGGCCTGCATGATCACCGATTGTCCGGGGACGATCTTTTTGCCCAAAGGCGTCGATCCTTCCAAGATAGAAGCGATCAAACAGTATCCTGTTGACCTGGTCTTCCACAACGGCAACCCGCTCGAAACGGAATTGCATGCCAAGCAGCAGGCTGCCGTCCTGGGCAGGACCTGGATTTCGCCCTATAACGATCCGCAGATCATCGGCGGCCAGGGAACGATCGGCATCGAGCTGTCGCAGCAACTGCCCGCCATCGACGATGTGTTCGTTACCGTCGGCGGCGGCGGGCTGATCGGCGGGATCGCCGTTTATCTGAAGTCGCATAGACCCGGCACGCGGATCATCGGCTGCCAGCCCGAACGGTCGGCGGCCATGTATCACTGCGTTCGCGCGGGACGCATCGTCAGCACCGAGCACGGCGAAACGCTTTCCGACGGTTCGGCAGGCGATGTGGAGCCGGGATCGATCACCTTCCCGGTCTGCCGCGACCTGGTCGACGATTACATCCTGGTCCCGGAGCAGGAAATCGGCGACGCCATCCGGTTCATGGTCCACGAGCACCACAAAATCGTCGAAGGCGCCGCCGGCGTTGCCGTGGCCAGCCTGCTTCAACAGAAAGATCAATTCCGTGGGCATACCGTGGTCCTTGTCATCTGCGGCGCAAACATTGCCGCCTCCACGCTCAGGACCGTACTGGCATCTTGAGTTTTAAGGTTCAGCCTACGACTTCATATCATTTCCCTATCGTCTCCTTGACACCTCTCAATATACGGAAAAGTCCTATGCCCCAGTCACTTCCGAACATCCTTTTCATCATGTCCGACGACCACGCGTCGCACGCCATCAGCGCCTATGGCAGCCGGATCAACACAACGCCCCATATCGACCGCATCGCCGCGGAAGGCATGCGTTTCGACAACTGCTTCTGCACCAATTCCATCTGCACCCCCAGCCGGGCGGCCATTCTGACGGGCACGTACAACCACGTAAACGGCGTCACCACCCTGTCTACCCACCTGGACGGCCGGCTGCTGAACTATCCCAAGGTGCTGCAGGAACACGGGTACCAGACGGCGGTGGTGGGCAAGTGGCACCTGGGGCACGGCGGCATCCACGATCCTACGGGTTTCGACTACTGGAACGTCCTGCCCGGCCAGGGCCTGTACCACGATCCCGAGATGATCGAGATGGGCGAGCGGTCGACGCGAAGCGGGTACACCACCGACCTGATCACCGATTATTCGCTGGAATGGCTTCGCGGACGCGACCGGGATCGCCCCTTTTGCCTCATGGTGCATCACAAAGCACCGCACCGGCCCTGGGAGCCCGATGACAAACACGCCGCGATGTACGAAGACGAGGATATCCCGGAGCCGGAGACCTTCGACGACGACTATGCCAACCGGGCCCAGGCTGCCGCGGCCGCCCGGATGCGCGTCGAACGCGATCTCAACGCCGAGGACCTGAAGGTGCCCGTGCCGGAGGGCCTGTCTCCAGCCGAAGAGAAAAGCTGGAAGTACCAGCGGTATATCAAGGACTACCTGCGGTGCGTGGCCTCGATCGACGACAACGTAGGCAGGCTGCTGGACTTCATCGACGAAGAGGACATCGGCGAGGAAACCATCGTGATCTACACGTCGGACCAGGGATTTTTCCTCGGCGACCACGGCTGGTACGACAAGCGCTTCATGTACGAGGAATCCCTGCGCATGCCCTTCCTGATCCGCTACCCGCGGGAGGTGGCGCCGGGCAGCGTGAACGGCGACATGATCCTGAATGTCGACTTCCCGGTGACCTTCCTGGACTGTGCCGGCGTGGATATACCGTCCTCATTCCAGGGACGCACGTTCCGGCCCCTGCTGAGCGCCGAGACCCCGGCCGATTGGCAGACGTCCATGTACTACCGGTACTGGATGCACGGCGCCCACCACAACGTCTGCGCCCACTACGGCGTCCGGACCCTGCGGTACAAGCTGATCTACTACTACGGCGATCCGCTCGGTCAGGAAGGCGCGATCGGCCCGAAGACGCAGCCGGAATGGGAACTCTTCGACCTGGAAAAAGACCCCTGCGAGATGAACAGCGTGTACGCGGATCCCGAATACGCGGAGGTGGTCGCGGAGTTGAAGGCGGAGCTGGCGCGGCTGCAGGAGAAAGTAGGGGATGAGGCGTACGAAGCTCAGTTAGTTGACTGATTCAGTGGACACCTTTTTCGTTTTCCCAGCTTAGAATGGGCAGACATTACACATGGCAAAGTATATCAAATGAACAAACCCATCACACCAGGCGAGATTCTGCTTGAGGAATATCTCAAGCCAATGGGCATTTCGCAGAACGCCATGGCGCGTGCTGTCGGGGTTGCGCCTCGTGCAATCAACGAGATTGTACATGGACGCCGGTCGATTACGCCATCCATGTCGATTCGCTTTGGGGCCTTTTTCAATCAGTCAGACCAGTTCTGGCATGGGATACAGGTGGAATGTGACTTTAGAAAGCTTGCCAGGGACAGACTTCGTATCATCGACGGGATCCAACCTGCTGCGACACTGAATCGGAATCCCTGACTCGTGCGCGAAGGGTGGATCAACTCCTTAGCAATGGAAATGAGATGCGTACCGATGATCAAATCGACCTTAAACGAGAAATGGCAGACTACCATCCCGGCCGATGTACGTAAAGCACTTCGACTCAAGCCACGGCAACGGCTTATCTATGAGTTGATTCCAGGCGGGGTCGTGGTGAAAGTCGAGTCTGAAACGCTTAAGGATCTGTATGGCTTACTCGCAGATGGCAAACCATCCACATCGAAGACCGAGGAACGAAGCGCTGTGCGAGCAGCCAGAGCGGCAAGATATAAATAACAAGTTCCTGCTGGACACCAATGCGCTTCTGCGAATCCTTCGAGGCGACCACGTAGCGACATTCGACAGGGACTTTGACCGGTTCCACGACGTTATACGCTGGCAGTTCAGCAGTTAGGCCACTTCTTTCGGCAAGCCAATCCACCAACAAACAAAAAGGCATCCGGGACCAAATGTCCTGGATGCCTTTTTAATAGCAACAGCTTTATCAGTGTTTTACGTCTGATCGATCAGCCGCCGCCGGCCAGCAATCAGCCAACGGCCCGGTCGTAGATCAGGTGCCACTGGCCGCCGATCAGGCGTCGCCCGCTGCCACCTTGCCCTGGGTGGGCTGGAAGTGTACCGCGGCGATGGCCTCGCGTACCTTGTCCACGTTCTCGGTGAACAGAATACCGAGCTGGGTCAGCGTCCGGTCCATCCGCGTGTTCTTGTCGTGCACGGGGAAGATGTGCAGGTTCTGGACCCGTGCTCTCACATCGTCCACCATCTCGCCGGCCATG contains these protein-coding regions:
- the rfbB gene encoding dTDP-glucose 4,6-dehydratase, giving the protein MDAMLVTGGAGFIGSNFVRYALKHRPETRVVVLDALTYAGSLANIDDSVGSDRFRFVHGDIRDRATVDDAMSGVDTVVNFAAESHVDRSILDPSSFIETNFNGVYVLLEAARHQEVKRFLQVSTDEVYGHVPEGCSVESDALAPRNPYAASKAAAELLVQSYFTTYGMPVLITRGGNTVGPYQYPEKVLPLFITNALEYKPLPVYGDGSAVRNYLYVEDHCSAIDRVLESGKPGNAYNVGTNREVNGRDLAARVLEILDRPAGLREFVPDRSGHDLRYAMDCGRIQALGWRPSLDFDTLLDRTVRWYVDHPQWWQEIRNESGFRSYYKQQYDERYQT
- a CDS encoding molybdopterin-dependent oxidoreductase produces the protein MDRRHFLETLAAGLVAGGATLPTLQSLAGPLFVPVEKDDEGLTPLRRFFAVAIVSFPPKIDVEKERLEIEGAVSTPYALRYDELHEWPQVTQESILRCVGGAQGRARWVGVRLRDLLEKAGMDPEARDVIFYGADEYESSVPVGEALKKSSMLALEMNDEPLWAKHGSPVRLVMPGMYGYKQVKWITRIEVTRKNHKGYWEQRGYSDDGRIKS
- a CDS encoding SDR family NAD(P)-dependent oxidoreductase, with translation MSLENKTVVITGAAMGIGRAAALCCAEAGGRTVLADIEETRLKETFGDIHAAGGEASYQVVDVSDARQVEALMAGAVEDFGRIDALINSAGILEGAFVPVDELDEEVWQRVMDVNLKGSFLTCKYAAAVMKEQQKGVIVLLSSGAGVRGGSSSVAYGTSKGAVHGQAVVLESQLSPFGIRVHAVCPGGIATPMKLRNIAQGAESQGGSVEEALKQAETYLGDPDGVGRILAFLVSDQADHLRQTVFTR
- a CDS encoding galactose mutarotase → MGAVEETIWGTFRSRPVYLYTLNGASGAAARVTNYGGILQSLEIPDTAGHLVDVVLGFDTLDEYLGGHPFFGTTVGRCANRIAGGRFKLEGRDYQLAINDGAGPNHIHGGPGGFDKQFWEPQDFGQREDGPYVEMTYTSVDGEEGYPGTVETTVIYTLTGDDELRISMTARTDRSTVVNLTNHSYWNLNGHQAGPVLDHEVTLFADAYTPVDGYLIPTGEIRPVAGTPFDFTEPKTIAAEMDAVSQSGPPESAGPREPAGTRKPDGTGGPGGYDHNFVLREAGGRVRPAAQVASRRSGLAMAVRTDQPGVQFYTGNNLTDALTGKRGAVYGSHHGFCLETQAFPDAVNRQGTPGWPTVILQPDDEYRHEVCYAFASTITA